A part of Prionailurus viverrinus isolate Anna chromosome E1, UM_Priviv_1.0, whole genome shotgun sequence genomic DNA contains:
- the NATD1 gene encoding protein NATD1 isoform X2, whose product MAHSAAAAPLGALEQGCPIRVEHDRRRRQFTVRLNGCHDRAVLLYEYVGKRIVDLQHTEVPDAYRGRGIAKHLAKAALDFVVEEDLRAHLTCWYIQKYVKENPLPQYLERLQP is encoded by the exons ATGGCGCACTCGGCGGCCGCCGCGCCGCTGGGCGCGCTGGAGCAGGGCTGCCCCATCCGCGTGGAGCACGACCGCCGGCGCCGCCAGTTCACCGTCCGGCTCAACG GATGTCACGACCGGGCCGTCCTGCTGTATGAGTACGTGGGCAAGCGGATCGTGGACCTACAGCACACGGAGGTCCCCGACGCCTACCGCGGGCGCGGCATTGCCAAGCACCTCGCCAAG GCCGCTCTGGACTTCGTAGTGGAGGAGGACCTGCGGGCCCATCTCACGTGCTGGTACATCCAGAAATACGTCAAGGAGAACCCCCTGCCGCAGTACCTGGAGCGCCTGCAGCCATAA
- the NATD1 gene encoding protein NATD1 isoform X1, with the protein MRSAFSYPHFMDEETEAQRHYSGSDSSSVPPSARPSTSCLSQAPRVVTASPVHHPPSAGCHDRAVLLYEYVGKRIVDLQHTEVPDAYRGRGIAKHLAKAALDFVVEEDLRAHLTCWYIQKYVKENPLPQYLERLQP; encoded by the exons ATGAGGAGTGCTTTCTCATATCCccactttatggatgaggaaactgaggcacagagacattaTTCAGGATCCGACTCTAGCAGCGTGCCTCCAAGTGCCCGTCCCTCCACCAGTTGCCTGAGTCAGGCCCCGAGAGTCGTCACAGCCTCACCTGTTCACCACCCTCCGTCCGCAGGATGTCACGACCGGGCCGTCCTGCTGTATGAGTACGTGGGCAAGCGGATCGTGGACCTACAGCACACGGAGGTCCCCGACGCCTACCGCGGGCGCGGCATTGCCAAGCACCTCGCCAAG GCCGCTCTGGACTTCGTAGTGGAGGAGGACCTGCGGGCCCATCTCACGTGCTGGTACATCCAGAAATACGTCAAGGAGAACCCCCTGCCGCAGTACCTGGAGCGCCTGCAGCCATAA